TTGGCGTTCTGTAAGACCATAATGAAAAcgcaatttttgtttttcttctaaacGAATACGATATTGAGATTTTTTACCGGAGCGTGATTGGTTTCTAAATTCGCTTCCGACTGTAGGCTTTTTACTAGTTAGTCCAGGTAAAGTCCCCAGACGGCGTATTTTTTTGAAACGAGGCCCTCTGTAGCGTGACATAAAGACTccctttttaattaaaaaatgaaaaatcgaaattaaaactaaactaaatgaCAAATATGATATGAGAAATGAAGCGAAATTCACAAAAGCATTGTAGTACAAAGAAGAATTGTATGAATTCTATCAATATCTGAACCTTATTCTATTTATAGAGAAAAAAGGAGGTTTGTTTCTTGAGTTGTTCTACAGAGATCAAACTTCACCAATTTTGGATTCCTAAAAAAAAGACATTAtccatttttaaaaaataaaacaacaacaaaaagaGAAAAGCCGGCTATCGGAATCGAACCGATGACCATCGCATTACAAATGCGATGCTCTAACCTCTGAGCTAAGCAGGCTCATATAAAAGAAAATGCGCATGCATAGGAATTAAATAAACTAATAGGATCTTAGTTATTAACAGTTTGGAATTTGCTATTCCGAACATAATGAATATGTCATAATTCAATTAttacaaattgaatattaaaataaaattagaaaaaaaaatatatatttcatttcttttatttattatcatttCGAATTTGTAAAAATTCTATTACAGTTACAGTAATTATATTAATAGATTAATATAGTAATATATACTATTAATatagtaatatatattatatactaaTATAGATAGTATCTAGAATTTAGAATATTCTTATCCATTAAGATTTAATATGTATAAATCTATCCATAATCTATCTATAAAAGATTGGATTATCAGGATAAATTTAACCATATATTTATATCCttaaattaattgaatttatataaGATAAAGAATTCTCAATTTATATACAGAATGAATTCTAAAAAGTAATTATCAATTCGATATCTCTATCGAATTTCTATTTTATTCGAAATAATCAAAAGAATATCCCAATTACTAActgaaagaaagagaaagaccCAATCCAGATCATAATGAAAGATTCCCGTGTTTTCCTTCGGAAAGGTAAAAACTAAGACGAAAAAAAAATCGACCCTTCGAGTATTACAAATTGTATGAAAAAAGATTATAGAAGTAAGGGGCTTTAAAAAAGATATAGATATATGGTATCTATCTATGTATATTGAATTGCGAATATAGAAATAATACAATTATTTCAGATTCGACAAAATCTGGATATCCGATATAGATGaaagaaagtaaataaaatGGGTGGAAACATTTTTCAATAGCGGAATATATTTCTAATAAATTCTACAGTTCCgacataattataaaaaaaaaacatcttaATGCGATTCTAATCGCAAGGAAAAAAAGGGGGTATGGCGAAATTGGTAGACGCTACGGACTTAATTGGATTGAGCCTTGGTATGGAAACTTACCAAGTGATAACTTTCAAATTCAGAGAAACCCTGGAATTAACAATGGGTAATCCTGAGCCAAATCCCGTTTTCGGAAAGGAAATAAACATTAAGAAAGCGAGAATAAAAAAGGGATAGGTGCAGAGACTCAATGGAAGCTGTTCTAACAAATGGAGTTGACGACCTTTCCTTTCGCGTGAGGAAAGGAATCCTTCTGTACAAATGAAATTCTCGAAAGGCTATACAGAAATATGTATATAGACTTGTTTACGTATTTGTACTGAAATACTATTTCAATTGATTAATGAATACACTACTCGAAATCCCTATTTTTGAATCCTTATATCACAAATGGAAAGATGTCTATCACAAATGAAAGATGTGAATCAAATCAATTCCAAGTTAAAGAAATAATTGAATATTCATATTAACTGATCAATTTATTCACTCCATCCTAGTCTGATAGATCCTCTGAAGAACTGATTAATCGGACGAGAATAAAGATAGAGTCCCATTCTACATGTCAATCTCGACAACAATGAAATTTATAGGAAGAGGAAAATCCGTCGACTTAAGAATCGTGAGGGTTCAAGTCCCTCTATCCCCAAAAGACCTGCTTAACTCTCTAATTCTTTTTCCCatatgttagtttttttttttcaatttttgaaattcgTTATGTGTCTTATTTAGTATAGTCTTTCACAAATGGATTCGAGTAgagtttttctttctttttcttatcacaATCAACAATCATAAGTATTTGTTTGGAATATGTATTGGAATACATTGGAATCTATTTGGACTATGGAATAAATaatattcttatatatatatgctaataataataatatattctaattagaatttttttttgtcttgttTTTAGTTGATATGGAGTCATTGACATATATTTAAGTAATCTAATAAGATTAATATGATGCCTCAAGAGAGGTCGGGATAGCTCAGCTGGTAGAGCAGAGGACTGAAAATCCTCGTGTCACCAGTTCAAATCTGGTTCCTGGCACATGATGAATTTGTATGAGTATCTTTTATCCATAATCTATATTCATTAAAATGAAATAGGAATATGGATTGTGAATAATAGATACGTATTCTTTTTTATCGGATGTTGATACATATTAATTTATCCATCTAGGTGTCTGGAGATGTTTACTAGATGAGTAAAGAATAGGTGTATGTTCCCGGTATATGTTTATGTCTATAACattaaattaaatagaatatgTAAAAAAGTGAACCCCCCTTTTTTTGTGGGGGGGCTCCCAAAAGAATATTAATAGTTCAATAATATTCGAATGGTTACATTAAATGGTTGAAAGATCAAAAAGTCTCGTCTTGGAAAGTTCAAGGGTGGGAATAGTCAAAAAAAATCTCGGATACATTACAAAGAGAATCGGACCTATGTATTTTCCTTTGATATTTCATTTCTATTTTCTGCATCTCCTTTGCTTTCATGTTACTTTCTTTTTCGCGGcaatataatagaatagatattGATGTGAACGTTACATAGTTCATGATGCAGAACTTTTTCAGTTCATCCTATTGGCTTGGCTCATACGAAAAAAGTATTGTTCAAAATTTACAATCTCAATGAATCCTTACCCAAATCTTTTTTGCAATACCCACATTATTGTTGTGAATTTTGTTATCTATCCAATCCCTATATGGGAATGGGACTTCCATTATTCTTTTATTCTGTCTGATTGAACTTCAATTACTTTTTTGGTCTCTAAGAGAATGAATGGATATTCCTtgaatatttttctttttggttgtCGAAATGCCAgatttgtttttgtatttttatcatTTAGTAAGCATCTTGTATTTCATAAAAATTGGGGGCGATATAATCTTTACGCAAAGGCCATCCTATCCAATTTTCGGGCATTAAAATACGTTTCAGACGCGGATGATTTTCATAAGAGATTCCTAACATATCATAAGATTCCCTCTCTTGAAAATCCGCACTTTTCCAAACCCAGAAAATAGAAGGAATTCGGGGATTTTTCCTTGGTACATATACTTTTATGCATACCTCTTCCGGTTGATCTATCCCAGACTCTATTCTTGTAAGATGATACACACTAGCTAACAGTCCTCCTGGTGCTACATCATAGGCACATTGGGAACGTAGATAATTGTAACCATATACATATAAGATGACAGCAATGGAATGCCAATCTTCGGGCTTTATTTGTAAAGTTTCGATTCCTTGGTAGTCGAAACCCAAAGATCTATGAACAAGTCCATGTTTGACTAACCAAGCAGACAAAGGACCCTGCATTTTTTATTTCTCCTGCTATTTTTGTTGTATAAGTTTTGTATGAGTCTTTTCCATTTCCATTACGGTGAAATTCTTGAAGATTGActtgctattttttatttattgtataTTGGATTTTTGTAAAAAACAAAAAGGATTCGGTCTAATTAATTACTTGGCTTCGTGGCAGGATGCttactttttttatatttgaaaaatatGTCCGAGGTTATCTCCGAAGTGAATGGTGGTTGATAGAAAAACCCTTGATTATAATTGCCGGTATGAGTACTGCGTTCAACATGAAACTTGTGGTTCGTAGTAAAACACCTATTTTCTTGTTGAGACCTAATATGATCTTCATCGATTTCTCGAGATATTTTCTTACGAAGTTTTGTTATAGCATCTATAATGGCCTCTGGTTTAGGTGGACAGCCTGGCAAATAGACATCCACGGGAATTAGCTTATCAACTCCCCGAACAGTACTATAAGAATCGGTACTGAACATACCCCCTGTAATTGTACAGGCTCCCATAGCAATAACATATTTTGGTTCGGGCATTTGCTCATATAATCTAACTAAAGAAGGAGCCATTTTCATAGTTACTGTGCCCGCTGTTAAAATAAGGTCTGCCTGCCTAGG
The genomic region above belongs to Arachis stenosperma cultivar V10309 chromosome 5, arast.V10309.gnm1.PFL2, whole genome shotgun sequence and contains:
- the LOC130980122 gene encoding NAD(P)H-quinone oxidoreductase subunit J, chloroplastic-like yields the protein MKMAPSLVRLYEQMPEPKYVIAMGACTITGGMFSTDSYSTVRGVDKLIPVDVYLPGCPPKPEAIIDAITKLRKKISREIDEDHIRSQQENRSPGGLLASVYHLTRIESGIDQPEEVCIKVYVPRKNPRIPSIFWVWKSADFQERESYDMLGISYENHPRLKRILMPENWIGWPLRKDYIAPNFYEIQDAY